The following proteins are encoded in a genomic region of Enterocloster clostridioformis:
- a CDS encoding carbon starvation protein A yields MMNGLVMMLLAVVVLGGAYLLYGRYLAKKWGVDPDAKTPAYEMEDGVDYVPADTNVVFGHQFASIAGAGPINGPIQAAMFGWLPVMLWILLGGVFFGAVQDFAAMYASVKNKGRSIGYIIEVYIGKLGKRLFLLFTWLFSILVVAAFADIVAGTFNGFDAATGERIAANGAVATTSLLFIAFAVVLGCFLKYGKCSKLVNTLVAIGLLVLAVALGLAFPVYVPQSAWLIFVFLYVIVACVTPVWALLQPRDYLNSYLLLAMIIGAVLGICVYNPAINLPSFTSFVFTDAKGNISYLFPTLFVTIACGAVSGFHALVSSGTASKQIKNEKNMLPVSFGAMLLESLLAITALIAVGALATSEGLPTGTPPQVFAKAIAMFLTALGMPDSISYTLITLSISAFALTSLDSVARVGRIAFQEFFTNDDIDPAKQSSLNKVLTNKYFSTILTLALCYALSRAGYASIWPLFGSANQLLSALALIACAVFLKKTHRQGVMLWGPMVIMLGVTFTALTLKIKDLVSALSNQFVFGNALQLVFAILLLILGVIVAFEGIRKLLAKDTEADKAASDKGVTA; encoded by the coding sequence ATGATGAATGGTTTAGTGATGATGCTTTTAGCCGTAGTGGTATTAGGCGGTGCCTATTTGCTTTACGGCAGATATCTGGCAAAGAAATGGGGCGTTGACCCCGATGCAAAGACACCGGCCTATGAGATGGAGGACGGTGTGGACTATGTGCCGGCTGATACCAATGTGGTATTCGGCCACCAGTTTGCCTCCATTGCGGGAGCAGGCCCCATCAACGGACCCATCCAGGCCGCCATGTTCGGCTGGCTGCCCGTCATGCTGTGGATTCTTCTGGGAGGCGTATTCTTTGGCGCGGTTCAGGATTTTGCCGCCATGTATGCTTCCGTCAAGAACAAGGGCCGTTCCATAGGCTACATAATCGAGGTCTATATCGGCAAGCTTGGTAAAAGGCTGTTCCTTTTATTTACCTGGCTGTTCTCCATCCTGGTAGTGGCTGCCTTTGCTGACATTGTGGCAGGCACATTCAATGGTTTTGATGCCGCCACCGGCGAGAGAATCGCTGCTAACGGAGCCGTTGCCACCACATCTCTTTTATTCATTGCATTTGCGGTTGTATTGGGATGCTTCCTGAAGTATGGAAAATGCAGCAAACTGGTAAACACCCTGGTTGCCATCGGCCTTCTTGTGCTGGCTGTTGCGCTTGGACTGGCGTTTCCCGTCTATGTGCCCCAGAGCGCATGGCTCATTTTCGTATTCCTGTATGTGATTGTTGCCTGCGTGACTCCGGTATGGGCCCTGCTTCAGCCCAGGGATTATCTGAACAGTTACCTGCTGCTGGCCATGATTATCGGTGCGGTTCTGGGAATATGTGTTTATAATCCGGCCATCAACCTTCCCTCCTTTACATCATTTGTATTTACAGATGCAAAGGGAAATATTTCCTATCTGTTTCCAACCCTGTTCGTGACAATTGCCTGCGGCGCCGTATCCGGCTTCCATGCTCTGGTATCCTCCGGAACAGCCAGCAAGCAGATTAAAAATGAAAAGAACATGCTGCCGGTATCCTTTGGCGCCATGCTGTTAGAGAGCCTTCTGGCCATCACCGCGCTGATTGCTGTGGGTGCGCTGGCTACCAGCGAAGGCCTTCCCACCGGTACGCCTCCCCAGGTATTTGCTAAGGCCATCGCCATGTTCCTTACCGCACTGGGAATGCCGGATTCCATCAGCTATACGCTGATAACGCTGTCCATTTCCGCATTTGCATTGACCAGCCTGGATTCAGTGGCACGTGTGGGCCGTATTGCTTTCCAGGAATTTTTCACCAATGATGATATTGATCCGGCAAAGCAGAGTTCCCTGAACAAGGTGCTGACAAACAAATACTTCTCCACCATACTGACACTGGCTCTCTGCTATGCGTTATCCAGGGCAGGTTATGCAAGCATCTGGCCGCTGTTCGGCTCTGCCAACCAGCTGCTTTCCGCACTGGCCCTGATTGCCTGCGCCGTATTCTTGAAAAAGACCCACAGACAGGGCGTTATGCTCTGGGGGCCCATGGTCATCATGCTGGGCGTCACCTTTACGGCCCTGACTCTCAAAATAAAGGACCTCGTATCAGCCCTGTCAAACCAGTTTGTATTCGGCAATGCCCTTCAGCTGGTGTTCGCAATTCTTCTTCTGATTCTGGGCGTGATTGTTGCCTTTGAAGGCATCCGCAAGCTTTTGGCTAAGGATACGGAGGCTGATAAGGCGGCTTCAGACAAGGGCGTGACTGCGTAA
- a CDS encoding GH25 family lysozyme, translated as MKRRYKWLRILAALVVLAAFAAGIMAYLIWNGRILLNNPSRTRYPVRGVDVSHYQGEIDWVVLGQQDIDFAYIKATEGSFHIDEKFSQNWSGAALSGLAVGAYHFFSFDSSGKDQLAHFIQCLPPGDGMLPPAVDVEFYGDKATNPPNPADVGLELAVLLEGLERQYGMVPVIYATEESWNLYIRGRFDQYPLWIRNVKTKPRTDGKPWLLWQYTNRQRLAGYEGEETFIDMNVYYGSREQWETWYGNRNKS; from the coding sequence ATGAAACGCAGATACAAATGGCTCCGCATATTGGCCGCGCTGGTAGTTTTGGCAGCCTTTGCTGCCGGCATCATGGCTTATCTGATATGGAACGGACGGATTCTCTTAAATAATCCTTCCAGAACCCGTTATCCGGTGCGCGGTGTGGATGTGTCCCATTATCAGGGAGAAATTGACTGGGTAGTACTGGGGCAGCAGGATATTGATTTTGCTTACATCAAAGCCACGGAGGGCAGCTTCCATATAGATGAGAAATTTTCTCAGAACTGGTCCGGGGCGGCCCTGTCAGGACTGGCTGTGGGAGCATACCATTTTTTCAGCTTTGACAGCAGCGGAAAAGACCAGCTGGCGCATTTCATTCAGTGTCTGCCCCCCGGGGACGGGATGCTTCCGCCGGCAGTTGACGTGGAGTTTTACGGAGACAAGGCTACCAATCCTCCAAACCCGGCGGATGTGGGGCTGGAGCTTGCGGTCCTGCTTGAAGGTCTGGAAAGACAGTACGGGATGGTTCCTGTCATCTATGCCACGGAGGAATCCTGGAACCTGTACATCCGCGGAAGATTTGACCAATATCCCCTCTGGATTCGCAACGTAAAGACAAAGCCCCGCACAGACGGAAAACCATGGCTGCTGTGGCAGTATACCAACCGCCAGCGTCTGGCGGGATATGAAGGAGAAGAGACCTTCATTGACATGAACGTGTATTACGGAAGCCGTGAACAGTGGGAAACCTGGTACGGGAATCGTAATAAATCGTAA
- a CDS encoding DUF362 domain-containing protein, with amino-acid sequence MSIVYMTKEITPESLVRMYHALGISLPGSVAVKISTGEPGGRNFLQPELIRNLVQELKGTIVECNTAYEGRRNTSKAHWETMRDHGFTAIAPCDILDEEDHMPLPVTGGFHLTENYVGSHLQSYDSMLMLSHFKGHAMGGFGGALKNMSIGLASSYGKIWIHSSGTSTRFEDVFTADHDSFLESMADADRSVMDYMGRENIVYINVANRLSVDCDCDAHPHDPEMGDIGIFASTDPVALDQACVDAVYASEDGGKAALIERIESRNGIHTVEAAHSLGLGSRGYELRCIDSY; translated from the coding sequence ATGTCTATTGTTTACATGACAAAGGAAATCACACCGGAAAGCCTGGTCCGGATGTACCATGCATTGGGTATCTCGTTACCCGGCAGCGTTGCGGTGAAGATCTCCACAGGTGAACCGGGTGGCCGTAACTTTCTGCAACCAGAACTTATCAGGAACCTTGTACAGGAACTTAAGGGTACCATTGTTGAGTGCAACACTGCCTATGAGGGAAGAAGGAACACTTCCAAGGCTCACTGGGAAACCATGCGGGACCATGGGTTCACAGCCATTGCACCCTGTGATATCCTGGACGAGGAGGACCACATGCCCCTTCCGGTAACAGGCGGTTTTCATCTGACGGAAAACTATGTGGGCTCCCATCTTCAAAGCTATGATTCCATGCTCATGCTTTCTCATTTCAAGGGCCATGCCATGGGAGGCTTTGGCGGAGCCTTAAAGAACATGTCCATTGGCCTGGCATCTTCTTACGGCAAGATATGGATTCATTCTTCCGGCACCAGCACCAGGTTTGAGGATGTATTCACAGCTGACCACGATTCATTCCTGGAATCCATGGCGGACGCTGACCGCTCCGTCATGGACTATATGGGCCGGGAAAATATAGTGTACATCAATGTGGCCAACCGTTTATCCGTGGACTGCGACTGCGACGCCCATCCACATGATCCGGAAATGGGGGACATCGGCATTTTCGCCTCCACTGACCCTGTGGCCCTGGACCAGGCGTGCGTGGATGCGGTATACGCTTCTGAGGATGGCGGAAAGGCTGCTCTGATAGAGCGAATAGAATCCCGGAACGGGATACACACCGTGGAGGCCGCCCATTCTCTTGGCCTTGGCAGCCGCGGATATGAACTCAGATGTATCGATTCATACTAG
- a CDS encoding MerR family transcriptional regulator, protein MTIAEVSRQYDISADTLRYYERIGLLPHVGRTSGGIRNYSEDDCHWVEYIKCMRSAGVSVETLLEYVTLFRQGTSTIQARKNLLLEQRERIVARINELNQVLARLDWKLDGYEERMLRCEEHLK, encoded by the coding sequence TTGACCATAGCAGAGGTAAGCAGACAATATGACATATCGGCCGATACACTGCGCTACTATGAGCGAATCGGCCTTCTTCCCCATGTGGGCCGCACGTCCGGCGGCATCCGCAATTATTCCGAGGATGACTGCCATTGGGTGGAGTATATCAAGTGCATGCGCAGTGCAGGGGTTTCTGTGGAGACATTGCTGGAATATGTGACATTGTTCCGTCAGGGAACCTCCACCATCCAGGCCAGAAAAAACCTTCTTCTGGAACAGCGGGAGCGGATTGTGGCCCGAATCAATGAGCTGAACCAGGTCCTGGCAAGGCTGGACTGGAAACTGGACGGCTACGAGGAACGGATGCTTAGATGCGAGGAACATTTGAAATAG
- a CDS encoding NUDIX hydrolase, which translates to MINVEFHNTVDDSLLKFAVILSRYRGKWLFCQHRERDTYECPGGRREAGETIEHTARRELYEETGAACFTLTPLSAYSVRETLEDTDTPVINYGMLYYGNITELGPMPEGYEIARIALFREPPDNWTYPDIQPVLLEYLKARLLESG; encoded by the coding sequence ATGATAAACGTCGAATTTCACAACACAGTGGATGATTCCCTGCTGAAGTTTGCAGTCATCCTGTCCAGATACCGGGGCAAATGGCTGTTCTGCCAGCACAGGGAACGGGATACCTACGAGTGTCCCGGAGGCCGCAGGGAAGCAGGTGAAACGATAGAACACACGGCCCGCAGGGAATTATACGAAGAGACCGGGGCAGCCTGCTTCACCCTGACGCCGTTAAGCGCATATTCGGTCCGTGAGACCTTGGAAGACACGGACACTCCTGTCATAAACTACGGAATGCTCTATTACGGCAATATCACAGAACTGGGACCCATGCCTGAAGGGTATGAGATAGCCCGCATAGCGCTGTTTAGGGAACCGCCCGATAACTGGACCTATCCGGACATCCAGCCGGTTCTTCTGGAGTATCTGAAAGCCCGGCTTCTGGAGTCAGGGTAA
- a CDS encoding Wadjet anti-phage system protein JetA family protein, whose amino-acid sequence MILMNEIPDRFWSLFRSVNRSTYIEALLKINEEYEYSNYFLSREVCIQLLSEYFSRKKYVIWQDETEDDWDELEPPATRVLNWLLRTGWLRKVDDYASMTVNIVIPDYAAVMIEAFSRLSNDDEDETQVYIQNVYAILFSLKNDPRSSVSLLNTALVNTKKLNKSLQDMLHNMDKFFSSLLEQKNYGTLLKEHLEGYVTEIVNKKYHILKTSDNFYLYKTDIKSWIAAMREDSSWINKMCAKSAASTRGQKKTPLTEYDIVEKLDHLERGFDDIEHRISNMDKEHTRYVKATVTRLNYLLNQEDNMKGLVIKLLNHMSEYGCPEDELTAVSAGMNLSQMTILSEKSLYKRRKTKADFTEQLKDEEESEELSMEEVLNLNKVRNRYSQKEIEAFIEGSMADGKMVVDEQTIHSDQDFEKLILAYDYSTRRKSPYKVEEEDSEMVHSGGYTYPRLVFVRRTR is encoded by the coding sequence ATGATACTGATGAATGAAATACCAGACCGGTTCTGGAGCCTGTTCCGCTCTGTTAACCGGTCTACTTACATAGAAGCCCTTCTTAAAATCAACGAGGAGTACGAGTACAGCAATTATTTCCTCAGCAGGGAAGTCTGCATCCAGCTTTTAAGTGAATATTTCTCCCGGAAAAAATATGTCATATGGCAGGATGAGACCGAGGATGACTGGGATGAACTGGAACCGCCTGCCACCAGGGTTCTTAACTGGCTGCTGCGGACCGGCTGGCTCCGCAAGGTGGATGATTACGCCAGCATGACGGTCAACATCGTCATCCCGGATTACGCCGCGGTGATGATTGAGGCATTTTCCCGTTTGTCTAACGACGATGAGGACGAGACCCAGGTTTATATCCAGAATGTCTATGCCATTCTATTTTCTCTGAAAAACGACCCCCGCTCCAGCGTCAGCCTGTTAAATACGGCTCTGGTAAACACGAAAAAACTGAACAAGTCCCTTCAGGACATGCTTCACAATATGGATAAGTTTTTTAGCAGCCTGCTGGAACAGAAGAATTACGGTACCCTGTTAAAGGAGCACCTGGAAGGATACGTGACGGAAATTGTCAATAAAAAATATCATATATTAAAGACCTCAGACAATTTTTATCTCTACAAGACAGACATTAAATCCTGGATAGCCGCCATGCGGGAGGACAGTTCCTGGATCAATAAAATGTGCGCCAAAAGCGCGGCTTCAACCAGGGGGCAGAAGAAGACGCCCCTGACAGAATACGATATTGTAGAGAAGCTGGACCACCTGGAGCGTGGGTTTGACGATATCGAACACCGCATCTCCAACATGGACAAGGAGCACACCCGTTATGTCAAGGCAACGGTCACACGCCTCAATTACCTGTTAAACCAGGAGGACAACATGAAGGGGCTTGTAATCAAACTTCTGAACCATATGTCGGAATACGGCTGTCCGGAAGATGAACTGACAGCTGTAAGCGCCGGGATGAATCTGTCCCAGATGACCATACTGTCAGAAAAATCCCTGTACAAACGCCGTAAGACCAAGGCGGATTTCACGGAACAGTTAAAGGATGAGGAAGAATCCGAGGAACTGTCCATGGAGGAAGTCCTGAACCTGAACAAGGTCAGGAACCGTTACAGCCAGAAGGAGATTGAAGCATTTATAGAAGGCAGCATGGCAGACGGGAAAATGGTGGTGGACGAACAAACCATACATTCAGACCAGGACTTTGAAAAACTGATACTGGCCTATGACTATTCCACCAGGAGAAAGAGCCCTTATAAGGTGGAAGAGGAAGATTCGGAAATGGTACACAGCGGCGGCTATACCTATCCGCGGCTGGTATTTGTCAGGAGGACAAGATAG
- a CDS encoding DUF4194 domain-containing protein, producing MENMELENSVADIAPAAGYTGNSIPYYDNLMHSEQSEVTEIIRLLWRQTFILEHKYDKRTGRFQYNRDYRVCSKHLEFIKNYFAISGVELRENSQMGVMYIQGENVVGDKLPRLATLYLLVLKLIYDEQMESVSTSVNVYTSLREIHEKLGNYRLFKKQPALTDIRRAVTLLKKYQVIEPLDLLEDLKSESRMIIYPCINVVLMGDDVRQLLSSFDEDTDDSGVQLKAELEEEDADDMTAEEGEPWNRK from the coding sequence GTGGAAAACATGGAATTGGAAAACAGCGTGGCAGACATCGCGCCCGCGGCCGGATACACCGGAAACAGCATCCCTTACTACGACAATCTGATGCACTCGGAGCAGTCGGAAGTGACGGAAATCATCCGCCTCCTATGGCGCCAGACGTTCATACTGGAACATAAATATGACAAGCGTACCGGAAGATTCCAGTACAACAGAGACTACCGGGTATGCAGCAAACACCTGGAATTCATCAAGAATTATTTTGCCATCAGCGGAGTGGAGCTGCGTGAAAACAGCCAGATGGGCGTCATGTACATCCAGGGTGAAAATGTGGTGGGTGACAAGCTGCCCCGTCTCGCCACCCTGTACCTGCTGGTGCTGAAGCTGATATACGATGAACAGATGGAAAGCGTTTCCACCAGTGTCAACGTCTATACATCCCTGCGTGAAATCCACGAAAAGCTGGGAAATTACAGGCTGTTTAAGAAGCAGCCCGCCCTCACGGATATACGCCGGGCAGTTACCCTTCTGAAAAAATACCAGGTCATTGAACCTTTGGATCTGTTAGAGGACTTAAAAAGTGAAAGCCGCATGATAATATATCCCTGCATCAACGTGGTGCTCATGGGAGACGATGTGCGCCAGCTTCTTTCCTCCTTTGATGAGGATACGGATGACAGCGGAGTCCAGCTGAAGGCCGAACTGGAGGAAGAAGACGCGGATGATATGACAGCAGAGGAAGGAGAACCATGGAACAGAAAATAG
- a CDS encoding ATP-binding protein: protein MEQKIANDRFLALSRICLNNWHYITKRTLSFNDEINFFTGHSGSGKSTVIDAMQIVLYANTDGRGFFNKAAADDSDRSLIEYLRGMVNIGDNNEFSYLRNQNFSSTIVLELKRSDTGQCQCVGIVFDVETATNEISRRFFWHKGPMWDNGYRGGKRTMSIVEIEDYLQANYNREEYFLTSHNERFRRILYDSYLGGLDSEKFPLLFKRAIPFRMNIKLEDFVKEYICMEQDIHIEDMQESVMQYGRMRKKIEDTCAEIQSLKQIEDRFQSYADKEQQLKKSSYFVQKLEILQLQSEVRTLAHKAKLAGEDLEKQIQARSSVDEQIGELTRQSDELLRRIASTGYEELKNQLKSLNELLEQLGKSEARWQQATDALKRWEEEDITSNQTLWDIEEFENRTIDLETLERLKKSMASMRSDTEKQHQEASSALRELKKQEKQTRDELEKLRSGSKAYPKYLENARSYIQRRLLEETGKSVDVHVLADLLDVKRDEWRSAVEGYLGNNKLNLVVAPKYARTALEIYGELDKKEYFNVAVLDTEKASQNQPQVQKGALSEEVTVRESYLRPYMDLLLGRVIKCDTIDELRECRIGITSGCMLYHTFRLQHINPDNYTKFAYIGKDSVRRRIRLLEQELAALDEKKNPLEETVREAHRILALPWLSAEPPEYMDWLKDINSYKAKEREKKKLIQKLELLKEQNVDRLERDRQAVITLCDGKKRERDSLNVLIRDKEREIEGYRNKSIDSQSVLTSKERELTQNPDYDNELTAYLSSRDTVRYDREKETYTVRCSKLSEAREAAFQELLTVRTSYIRTYPNRNFPVNARDNAVYDHLLSALKCDNLEEYKQKATEQAKSAVEHFRDDFMYKIRSAIREALIRKDELNRIISRLDFGKDKYQFIIGRNKGPDGRFYDMFMDDSLDINPADLNYSYENQMDLFTIEHEKQYGDLMNELISIFIPPENAAPDQMDEARRNMDKYSDYRTYLSFDMQQLIQNQDEVIKIRLSKMIKKNSGGEGQNPLYVALLASFAQAYRINLPSKVERNPTIRLVVLDEAFSKMDGEKVASCIELIRGLGFQAIISATNDKIQNYVENVDKTFVFANPNKKSISIQEFERERFVELMQDEEDRNEFADT, encoded by the coding sequence ATGGAACAGAAAATAGCAAATGATCGTTTTCTCGCCCTTTCCAGGATATGTTTGAATAACTGGCACTATATAACGAAAAGGACTCTGTCCTTTAATGATGAAATCAACTTTTTCACCGGACATTCCGGCAGCGGCAAGTCCACTGTCATAGACGCCATGCAGATTGTGCTCTACGCCAATACGGACGGCCGGGGCTTCTTCAACAAGGCTGCTGCCGATGACTCTGACCGCAGCCTGATTGAATACCTAAGAGGTATGGTAAATATCGGCGACAACAACGAATTTTCCTATCTGCGCAACCAGAACTTCTCCTCCACCATTGTGTTGGAGCTGAAACGAAGCGATACGGGCCAGTGCCAGTGCGTGGGAATTGTCTTTGATGTGGAGACCGCCACCAATGAGATATCCCGCCGCTTCTTCTGGCACAAAGGCCCCATGTGGGACAATGGCTACAGGGGCGGGAAGCGGACCATGTCCATCGTGGAAATAGAGGACTATCTTCAGGCCAATTACAACAGGGAGGAGTATTTCCTGACCTCCCACAACGAGCGTTTCCGCCGGATACTCTATGATTCCTACCTGGGCGGCCTGGACTCCGAAAAATTCCCCCTTCTCTTCAAGCGGGCCATCCCGTTCAGAATGAACATCAAGCTGGAGGATTTTGTTAAGGAATACATCTGCATGGAACAGGACATCCATATCGAGGACATGCAGGAAAGCGTCATGCAGTACGGCCGCATGAGAAAGAAAATTGAGGATACATGTGCGGAAATCCAATCCTTAAAACAGATTGAGGACCGATTCCAAAGCTATGCTGACAAGGAACAGCAGCTCAAAAAATCTTCCTATTTTGTGCAGAAACTGGAGATTCTGCAGCTTCAGTCAGAGGTCCGCACCCTGGCCCACAAGGCAAAGCTGGCGGGAGAGGATCTGGAAAAGCAGATCCAGGCCAGAAGCTCCGTGGACGAACAGATTGGAGAACTGACCCGGCAGAGCGACGAGCTGCTGCGCCGTATTGCCTCCACTGGGTACGAGGAACTTAAAAACCAGCTTAAGAGCCTGAATGAACTGCTGGAACAGCTGGGAAAAAGCGAGGCCAGGTGGCAGCAGGCCACAGATGCCTTAAAGCGCTGGGAAGAAGAGGACATCACCTCCAACCAGACTCTTTGGGATATAGAGGAATTTGAAAACCGCACCATTGATCTGGAGACATTGGAACGCCTGAAAAAATCCATGGCATCCATGCGCTCAGACACGGAAAAGCAGCATCAGGAGGCGTCTTCCGCACTCAGGGAGCTCAAAAAGCAGGAAAAGCAGACAAGGGATGAACTGGAAAAGCTTCGTTCCGGCAGCAAAGCCTATCCCAAATACCTGGAGAATGCCCGGAGCTACATCCAGCGCCGCCTCCTGGAGGAAACGGGTAAGAGCGTGGATGTGCATGTGCTGGCCGATCTGCTGGATGTAAAGAGAGATGAGTGGCGCAGCGCAGTGGAGGGCTATCTGGGAAATAACAAATTAAATCTGGTGGTAGCTCCAAAATACGCCAGGACCGCCCTGGAAATCTACGGGGAACTGGATAAAAAGGAATACTTCAACGTGGCTGTGCTGGACACGGAAAAGGCATCCCAGAACCAGCCCCAGGTACAAAAAGGCGCCCTCTCAGAGGAAGTGACTGTGAGGGAATCCTACTTAAGGCCCTATATGGACCTGCTCCTTGGCAGGGTCATCAAGTGCGATACCATAGATGAATTAAGGGAATGCCGTATCGGCATCACCAGCGGCTGCATGCTCTACCACACCTTCCGCCTGCAGCACATCAACCCGGATAACTATACTAAATTCGCCTATATCGGCAAGGACAGCGTCCGGAGACGTATCCGTCTTTTGGAGCAGGAGCTGGCGGCCCTGGATGAAAAGAAAAATCCATTGGAGGAGACGGTCAGGGAAGCCCATAGAATCCTGGCGCTTCCCTGGCTCTCGGCTGAGCCCCCGGAATACATGGACTGGCTGAAGGACATAAACAGCTATAAGGCCAAGGAGCGTGAAAAGAAAAAGCTGATACAGAAGCTGGAGCTTTTAAAGGAGCAAAATGTAGACCGGTTAGAACGGGACCGCCAGGCGGTCATCACGCTCTGCGACGGCAAAAAGAGGGAGAGGGACAGCCTGAATGTACTCATCCGCGATAAAGAGCGGGAGATAGAAGGATACCGGAATAAGTCCATTGACAGCCAGTCCGTTCTCACGTCAAAGGAACGGGAGTTAACGCAAAATCCTGACTATGACAATGAACTGACAGCCTATCTGTCCTCCAGGGATACGGTGCGCTATGACAGGGAAAAGGAAACCTATACTGTCAGGTGCAGCAAGCTGTCTGAGGCCAGGGAAGCAGCCTTTCAGGAGCTTCTGACGGTCAGGACCAGCTATATCCGGACGTATCCCAACCGCAATTTCCCGGTAAACGCCAGAGACAACGCTGTCTATGATCACCTTTTAAGCGCCCTGAAATGCGACAATCTGGAAGAATACAAGCAGAAAGCCACGGAACAGGCCAAATCCGCGGTAGAGCATTTCCGGGATGACTTCATGTATAAAATCCGCAGCGCAATCCGGGAGGCTCTTATCCGCAAGGATGAGCTGAACCGCATCATCAGCCGCCTGGATTTCGGAAAGGACAAGTACCAGTTTATTATTGGCCGCAACAAAGGACCTGACGGCCGATTCTACGATATGTTTATGGATGATTCACTGGATATCAATCCGGCGGACCTCAATTATTCCTATGAAAACCAGATGGACCTGTTTACCATTGAGCATGAAAAGCAGTATGGGGATTTGATGAATGAACTCATCAGCATTTTTATCCCCCCGGAAAACGCCGCCCCGGATCAGATGGACGAGGCCAGGCGGAACATGGATAAGTATTCAGATTACCGCACCTACCTGTCCTTTGACATGCAGCAGCTCATACAGAATCAGGATGAGGTTATCAAAATCCGGCTGAGCAAGATGATTAAGAAGAATTCAGGCGGAGAAGGCCAAAACCCGCTGTATGTGGCCCTTCTGGCCAGTTTTGCCCAGGCCTACCGCATCAATCTTCCCTCTAAGGTGGAGCGCAATCCAACCATACGGCTGGTAGTACTGGACGAAGCGTTTTCCAAGATGGACGGGGAGAAGGTGGCCAGCTGTATTGAATTGATCCGCGGACTTGGGTTCCAGGCCATCATCAGTGCCACCAATGACAAAATCCAGAATTACGTGGAAAACGTGGACAAGACCTTTGTCTTTGCAAACCCCAACAAGAAGTCCATATCCATCCAGGAATTTGAACGGGAGCGCTTTGTGGAGCTGATGCAGGATGAAGAAGATAGGAATGAGTTTGCGGATACATGA
- a CDS encoding Wadjet anti-phage system protein JetD domain-containing protein yields MNAPLECIIRKCEIHLERVLSSIRTSCGTTYLHTGDLDYGGVKIFQYIKKRIFPNLQPYLMDTQTHEQYKAYGEPIETSKLEKLQRTTEPLLQPLIDKICAEKQVIEQESFLF; encoded by the coding sequence ATGAACGCACCGCTGGAATGTATTATCCGAAAATGCGAGATTCATCTGGAACGGGTTCTGTCCAGCATCCGGACTTCCTGCGGGACGACCTATCTCCACACCGGCGACTTGGATTATGGAGGAGTCAAGATATTTCAATATATTAAGAAACGCATCTTCCCAAATCTGCAGCCGTATCTCATGGATACACAAACGCATGAACAGTATAAGGCATACGGTGAACCCATAGAAACCAGTAAACTGGAAAAATTGCAGCGGACCACCGAACCGCTCCTTCAGCCCCTCATAGACAAAATCTGTGCTGAAAAACAGGTGATAGAGCAGGAATCTTTCCTGTTTTGA